Proteins encoded by one window of Aphis gossypii isolate Hap1 chromosome X, ASM2018417v2, whole genome shotgun sequence:
- the LOC114123498 gene encoding probable serine/threonine-protein kinase ifkA — protein MYETPDPFLTSSNNSKKTKIDDISRETQRLVSDSHVRLPYHKPKQKSLKDFLNRQKVSTEYQASLTGSKKLLLKAWELIESKEQTVEKFYNEDSVQDENNENISSNTHTENHFSLNDNNFDKEVTYKENHNNSLSEFNDDEENYDGNSSVASELSSDDEEIDNNEDESINGDKNEDESIIGDENEIIDDEEDDENKAIDSDDDDDEDNSGKMKNLCSGKPLTQYAETEKDPEDEVKKNIVKTFIDDEAELSELDCSSDDEDNLPDFINESGDEEDHDIEFPKKKKHRLVLLSESSDDDINRENENDLNSEIKSIPNSLSPLFNDSEAIVSTQQLMGFCSGQFQSQELDAKEDKEEVDDFEDNFDSEVPINDTDIFTNGDDADDDGSLKLVSAKDFFDDEAELSESDWSSDDEDKLVGLNDKLEEEEGDKDKLDESLVKDGLDKIYMRQLLDDDNQQVTALKEMLLEDGELYSDSNRKRKFQWDDADQDDVALKKPLFSDNEDDNEDDVLSDDEKTEQWRNERFKRESYLSEKNKYSDEEDSNEEEESTNVLQTTVSIVKKTHVVKYQNGKSRCISKTLDIEKDSESTQLNENNDETDPNGQHSSINSTDTIKTNKIIIKDSVDLQVMNIISSKHNKCIKGSFMKRNGDKLTNALLFANKKITNNEGTNPKKYEEKREMKSLSTITATATSNPFAYLMRNDKNNENGGDVMKIEKTDNTINLSKTYVKTNANLQPEASQQTIKLNKLSHSILKQFE, from the exons ATGTACGAGACCCCGGACCCATTTCtg acatCATCAAATAATAGTAAGAAGACAAAAATAGATGATATAAGCAGAGAAACTCAAAGACTAGTTAGTGATAGCCATGTGCGTTTACCATATCATAAACCAAAACAAAAGTCATTAAAAGACTTCCTCAATAGACAGAAAGTATCAACTGAGTATCAAGCATCTTTAACAGgttctaaaaaattacttcTCAAAGCATG GGAATTGATTGAAAGTAAAGAACAAACTGtagaaaaattttacaatgaagaCAGTGTTCAAGatgaaaacaatgaaaatatatcttCGAATACTCATACAGAAAaccatttttctttaaatgacAACAACTTTGATAAag AAGTTACTTATAAAGAGAACCATAACAATAGTTTATCTGAATTTAATGACGATGAAGAAAATTATGATGGTAACTCAAGTGTAGCAAGTGAATTATCGTCTGATGATGaagaaattgataataatgaagATGAATCAATTAATGGTGATAAAAATGAAGATGAATCAATTATTGGTGATGAAAATGAGATAATAGATGATGAAGAAGATGATGAAAATAAAGCAATTGAtagtgatgatgatgatgatgaagatAACTCtgggaaaatgaaaaatttgtgTTCTGGAAAACCTCTCACTCAATATGCTGAAACAGAG aaaG acccTGAagatgaagtaaaaaaaaatatagttaaaacatTCATTGATGATGAAGCTGAATTGTCTGAATTAGATTGTAGTTCAGATGACGAAGATAATTTGCccgattttattaatgaatcaGGAGATGAAGAAg ACCATGATATAGAGTttcctaaaaaaaagaaacatagattagttttattatcagAAAGCAGTGATGATGACATAAACagagaaaatgaaaatgatttaaacagcgaaattaaatcaataccaAATAGTTTATCGCCTTTATTTAACGACTCTGAAGCTATTGTATCTACACAACAACTGATGGGTTTTTGTTCTGGACAATTCCAATCCCAAGAATTGGATGCTAag gaAGATAAAGAAGAAGTAGATGATTTTGAAGATAATTTTGATTCTGaagt tcCAATAAATGATACTGACATTTTCACTAATGGAGATGATGCTGATGATGATGGATCTCTCAAACTAGTTTCAGctaaagatttttttgatGATGAAGCAGAATTATCTGAATCAGACTGGAGTTCTGATGATGAAGACAAATTGGTTGGTTTGAATGACAAATTAGAAGAAGAAGAAGGTGATAAGGATAAGCTAGATGAAAGTCTAGTTAAGGATGGATTAGAcaagatatatat gCGGCAGCTTTTAGATGATGATAACCAGCAAGTAACTGCACTCAAAGAAATGCTTCTTGAAGATGGGGAATTGTATTCAGATTCTAACcgaaaaagaaaatttcaatGGGATGATGCTG ATCAAGATGATGTTGCTCTTAAGAAACCCTTATTTTCTGACAATGAAGATGATAATGAAGATGATGTATTAAGTGATGATGAAAAAACAGAACAGTGGAGAAATGAACGTTTCAAGCGTGAATCTTATTTATCCgaa aaaaataaatattctgacGAAGAGGATAGCAATGAAGAGGAAGAATCAACTAATGTTTTACAAACAACTGTATCAATTGTGAAAAAAACTCAtgtt GTGAAGTATCAAAATGGTAAAAGTAGATGTATATCAAAAACACTTGATATTGAAAAAGATAGTGAATCAACAcagttaaatgaaaataacgatGAAACTGATCCAAATGGCCAACATTCAAGTATAAATTCAACtgatacaattaaaacaaataaaataataatcaaagatTCTGTTGACCTCCaagttatgaatattatctCATCGAAA cataataaatgtataaaaggtTCATTCATGAAACGCAATGGTGATAAGTTAACTAATGCATTGCTgtttgcaaataaaaaaataactaataacgaAGGAACAAACCCTAAAAAGTATGAAGAAAAGAGAGAAATGAAGTCATTAAGTACAATCACAGCTACTGCTACTAGTAATCCATTTGCATACTTGATGAGAAATGACAAAAACAACGAAAATGGTGGTGATGTAATG aaaatagaaaaaacagATAATACTATCAATCTTAGTAAAACGTATGTTAAAACAAACGCAAATCTCCAACCAGAGGCAAGTCAACAAACAATTAAACTCAACAAATTATCTCATAGTATCTTGAAACAATTTGAATAG
- the LOC126552863 gene encoding uncharacterized protein LOC126552863, translating into MKIAKQPQYAQGSAGGSKSRSGGVPSENGSNKEYGQVEMERMVNRHQRGNRERTEEQQAEEAFHQHFEESLKLAQQHRLQVHYRNFPTTNSTTYDSSPSPPPPVLMPATYTETSSGTRTRHHKLKKAWLERHVWAEYLKAAGVHIDQNSTHYFSQMDDTPPVLQCEITKKRNAGHSETEKRVRPIKSVIKRRRKPQVIVSIPLKKIKI; encoded by the exons ATGAAAATAGCCAAACAGCCGCAGTACGCGCAAGGTTCTGCTGGGGGTAGCAAAAGCAGGAGCGGAGGTGTGCCCTCCGAAAACGGTTCAAATAAGGAGTACGGGCAGGTGGAAATGGAAAGGATGGTAAACCGTCACCAGAGAGGCAATCGTGAACGTACCGAAGAGCAACAAGCTGAGGAAGCTTTCCATCAGCATTTCGAAGAGAGTCTGAAACTTGCTCAGCAACATAGG ctACAAGTACATTATAGAAATTTTCCAACAACCAACTCTACTACTTATGATTCTTCGCCATCTCCACCTCCCCCAGTTCTAATGCCTGCTACTTATACAGAAACGTCAAGCGGAACAAGAACTCGTCATCACAAGTTGAAGAAAGCATGGTTAGAACGGCACGTATGGGCAGAATACTTGAAAGCAGCAGGTGTTCATATCGACCAAAATTCGACTCATTATTTCTCTCAAATGGACGATACTCCTCCAGTATTACAGTGtgaaattaccaaaaaaaGAAATGCTGGACATTCGGAAACAGAGAAGAGAGTTCGTCCTATAAAGAGTGTCATAAAGAGAAGAAGAAAACCACAAGTTATTGTTAGTATacctttgaaaaaaataaaaatataa
- the LOC114123501 gene encoding cytochrome c oxidase subunit 5B, mitochondrial-like, with product MNSKLLALSSKIILRNPSRMFAVSAAKFTKVKDEGFPDPLDLATGIEKKEMLLRLAGNDDPYNLKAIKRGVGTKDKPTLIPSAFEARIVGCVCEEDASHVKWMWLHSGEPKRCYCGHWYKLVFKEALV from the exons ATGAATTCCAAACTCTTAGCCTTGAGCTCGAAGATAATTCTTAGGAATCCAAGTAGAATGTTCGCCGTCTCGGCCGCAAAATTCACCAAAGTCAAGGATGAAG gaTTTCCTGATCCTTTGGATTTAGCTACTGGTATTGAAAAGAAGGAAATGCTTTTGCGTCTAGCTGGAAATGat gatCCATACAATTTGAAAGCAATAAAACGTGGCGTGGGTACCAAAGATAAACCTACTTTAATTCCATCTGCCTTTGAAGCAAGAATTGTTGGTTGTGTATGTGAAGAAGACGCATCTCATGTCAAATGGATGTGGTTACATTCAGGAGAACCAAAACGTTGTTACTGTGGCCATTggtataaattagttttcaaaGAAGCActtgtatga